From a single Ciconia boyciana chromosome 11, ASM3463844v1, whole genome shotgun sequence genomic region:
- the SNTN gene encoding sentan — translation MCGCRASVPGTKQYSVNQPAPASSTKIPSAAAGMPKRIPIAKQLASIKALGKGSDLEKAFATMALVYNNSADPEGKLSKAETKSLLQTQFWGFIQGQENKPKYQEIISSLDEESENKIDFEDFMILLVSLTLMSDLLQEIKNVKTTK, via the exons ATGTGCGGCTGCAGAGCCAGCGTTCCCGGCACGAAGCAGTACTCGGTCAATcagccagctcctgcttccTCCACAAAAAtcccttcagctgcagcaggcatGCCCAAGCG CATACCTATAGCCAAGCAGCTGGCATCAATAAAAG CTCTAGGAAAAGGCTCAGACcttgaaaaagcttttgctaCCATGGCTTTGGTGTATAACAACTCTGCTGACCCTGAGGGCAAGCTAAGCAAAGCTGAAACCAAAAGCTTGCTGCAAACCCAGTTTTGGGGTTTCATACAG GgccaagaaaacaaaccaaaataccaggaaataatttcttccctgGACGAGGAGTCGGAGAACAAAATTGATTTTGAAGACTTCATGATCTTGTTAGTCAGTCTCACTCTAATGTCTGACCTGCTGCAGGAGATCAAAAATGTGAAAACCACAAAATGA